From Hermetia illucens chromosome 6, iHerIll2.2.curated.20191125, whole genome shotgun sequence, one genomic window encodes:
- the LOC119659075 gene encoding uncharacterized protein LOC119659075: MLATIISLCVSHVTAIVGVKNSSGGFYQEHQGKVMLKATQMLNDPNNRITTQLQHFNIHLNECIQRINEFKKWYVAVDKNKIHVHFLNTYLKALNFLNEALAKYDCLWRIVSNQASSWECSHITEVVATLNHTIRLLAPSVQIHHQTNAATQTSYDQQKITIQGYLPIFDVHHYDFIQASAIPQRLNNNLFVIPEIHEGILGLNYDEQLYFEISREELDNSFALNTTSYMIQLRALYNIQMNCLITQVYNSYEGKNCSTQHFQMQSIILKKLYTPNPWIYATPSPTVAYALCNGQRSEIVLKEEGIIQLTSDCSLTMKEIILLSEQRDLSATLKVYFKPFAANINSSVAIKTVPILNGSTLLEATGSFSTIVQEAYKNQELSKNMAWKEFRSHAFNFPINLIIVIGLTSIFILILIRKNIQSFCKTQQSSQTQEPNWYDPTPAANNETSI; the protein is encoded by the coding sequence ATGTTAGCAACTATAATATCACTCTGCGTATCACATGTAACGGCCATCGTGGGCGTGAAAAATTCGAGTGGAGGTTTCTACCAAGAACATCAAGGAAAGGTCATGCTAAAAGCAACTCAGATGTTAAATGACCCTAATAACCGAATCACCACCCAACTTCAGCATTTCAACATACATCTAAATGAGTgcatacagcgaatcaatgagtTCAAAAAATGGTATGTTGCGGTCGACAAGAATAAAATCCATGTTCATTTCCTGAACACATACCTAAAggctttgaattttttgaatgaaGCACTGGCTAAATACGATTGCTTGTGGCGAATTGTATCAAACCAAGCGTCCAGTTGGGAATGTTCGCACATAACTGAAGTAGTTGCAACATTGAACCACACTATAAGGCTGCTAGCACCATCGGTAcagattcatcatcaaaccaacgCAGCAACCCAGACCAGTTACGACCAGCaaaaaatcacgatacaaggaTATTTGCCAATATTCGACGTACATCACtatgattttatacaagcatcTGCAATTCCACAACGACTCAACAATAATCTGTTTGTTATACCTGAAATTCATGAAGGTATCCTCGGACTAAATTATGACGAGCAATTGTACTTCGAAATCAGCCGGGAAGAACTTGACAATAGCTTCGCATTAAATACGACAAGTTATATGATTCAATTACGGGCACTTTACAATATACAAATGAATTGCCTCATCACTCAAGTGTACAATAGCTACGAAGGAAAAAATTGTTCCACGCAACACTTTCAAATGCAgtctataattttgaaaaaattgtacaccccgaACCCCTGGATATATGCAACACCGTCACCGACCGTTGCGTACGCTCTGTGTAACGGACAAAGAAGCGAAATCGTCCTCAAGGAGGAAGGGATCATCCAATTGACTTCAGATTGTTCCCTAACAATGAAAGAGATAATCCTTCTTTCCGAACAAAGAGACTTATCAGCAACTCTGAAGGTATATTTTAAGCCTTTTGCGGCCAACATCAACTCATCAGTGGCAATCAAAACAGTGCCGATACTCAATGGATCAACTCTCCTTGAAGCGACAGGGTCATTCTCCACAATAGTGCAAGAAGCATATAAGAACCAGGAGTTAAGCAAGAACATGGCATGGAAGGAATTTCGTTCCCACGCATTCAATTTTCCAATAAACCTAATTATCGTCATTGGTTTAACCAGTATCTTTATCCTAATACTCATAAGAAAGAACATCCAGTCATTCTGTAAGACGCAGCAATCATCTCAAACCCAAGAACCAAATTGGTACGATCCCACACCAGCAGCCAACAATGAAACAAGTATCTAA